Part of the Etheostoma cragini isolate CJK2018 chromosome 8, CSU_Ecrag_1.0, whole genome shotgun sequence genome, TCCATaagcaaatataaaaacacactgatCATTTACCTGCATCACTGATAGGGGATCATTTGAAATGAGGAAATTCATTGCAGCTGTGCCACTCTCAGCAATAGCGTGTTGGAACAGGCCAGCAGACAACGGTGAGAGAAGCTGTTGATTCAAGCATAACTTTGCAGTGAAATAACTGTGCCATACTACCAACAAAAAAGTGAGTTTATGCTTTGATGCTTTGTCTGCAGATCGATTCTTACCAGGAGGGATACGCTCACTCCGCCAGCAGACTCCCCTGTGCAGGGGGAGCAGGGTCCCCTCCAAAGTTGTGAATGTGTTGCTGAATCCACCTCAGAGCTTGTACCTGGTCCAACAGGCCAACGTTCCCTGACATATGCTCATCTCCAGTGCTGGATGGAACATTAAATTATAGTCTATATCAGCTGGTAAAAGTGAGcctgtttttaatttgtgttcaCAGATCAGATCAAAGATAGTAGAATATAGTCAAAGTATGTTCATTATGTGCTTAGTTATGTGAGTTCTTTTCACCTAAGAAAGCCCAGAAGTCCCAAGCGGTACTGGATCAGAACCACAACCATATCCTGGTAAGCAGCCAGGGCGGAGCCATCATACATTGAAGCTGCCCCCATAGAAAACCCTCCACCATGGATCCAGACCATGACCTGGTAAGGTAATAAAAGACCTTGATCTTTTCACAAAGCAACAgcacattttttactttattccaTCTTGAGCTTGTAAAAATCTCAATCTAAATATGGGCATCAATATTCTCATATTGCCATTTGAGATTCTGCATAAAAGGAATCAAGCCAAAGTTATCCAAAGCTGAATCTCAGTAACTGAGCGGCTTCATTCCAAACCGGCAGCAACTTACTGGGAGCTTGACATCGTGAGCTCTGCTTGCAGGAGTGAAAATGTTAAGGTAAAGGCAGTCCTCTGAAATGTCTGGGAGATCAACCAACATGATACCGAGTTTATCAAACAGATCCAAAGAGAACTGTTTATGTTGAACACACctgaaaaaagagacatttttttgtagtgaGTATTGGACATAATTTCCCCAACCGTGGTGTGCAACCACTGAAGCATATGAAGGCCTTACATGGGTGGTTGCTGGGTGGCGTCTCTCACTCCTTCCCATCCATCTACAGGCTGAGGTGCAGCCAGTCTCAGTGCAGGGCCAACAGGTGGCTTGGCAAACGGTACACCCAGGTAGGCATGGACCCCTGGCTCCTTCCCCTTTACACTCACATACTTCCCTCTCAGGCTCCCCAGCTTTGTGTGGACTTCAGGAGCTGTCaaaatatttggacaaaaacCATGATGAAACTCAATTCATCAGTTCAATCTCGATGTAGTTATGGTGGAAAATATGTATAGATaggtaacaaaaataaaagttacatctGTTCGTTGGTTGGTTCTAGCTTATATGGCAACTGACAAGTAGAAAAGTATTAGATAATATAAAAACTTTTATTTGAGTTCAGCCATGTCGAGCCATGTGAAAGACAGACTCCTTTTGCTGGGAggctggataaaaaaaaacagtaagtaGAAGATAAAGAAGGACATATACAATATGACaagataaaatataattatttaagAGGCGatcaaaagttttattttgaaaaatatccAAGGAATAAACAGAACATAGGCTATGAATTGCATTTtgcacaggggttaaatacaattTAGCTACGCAGTCTATGATTGCAACATAGCCATTTTGAGTGTGTTAACATCTTATCTCGAAATAAGGGGTATTTACAATTATCATTTTCATAGCCATGCAATAGGTAAAAAAGTAACCACGATTAAGGCGCAATAAATGCAAAAAGGTAACATCAAGTCAACAACAGAACACGAAAAATACAGCGATACAGGCTCTAACTTGATTGTGTTATTCCGACCAACAGTCATAGCCTACATCTAATATAAAAGAAGTTGGTGTTCTCCAACTTACCAAGTAGGTCTGCAGCAACATGGAGAAATAGCACAGACGTTAGAAAGAAGAAAGTTTGTTTTGCACGGAACTGCATGGTGTCGTCTCTGAGTGGAATTCGACTGCTGGGTTCTGCGGGGAGGAACCTCAAAGAGAAAAGGACGCCACTCAAGATTTCCCCGTATTGGCTACCTTTGACCGTGATACATTTATTAGCTATTACGTGCACAATAAGGTGTCCACCATTACTCATAAGAGCACTCCGGAGACGGTACTGGCTACACTGGCCACCATGACTCAATACAATAATGCTGTTTGCACTGAAAACTAATCCCACTCATACGGGCGCAATGGGCTTAAGTGTTGCACGTGAAAACTTTGGCTACGTGATTGATTTAGCACGCCTATAATCTGTCACCTGTCAATGCACACCACATTCCGTGTACATGTTAttctttactgtaatacatgGCCTATGATGAGATTTCACATCCTAGTAAGCTACAATGCGAGGAGGAAATTGTGTCTTCACAAAACTACTCCCCCTCGTGGAGATATGTATATTAGTGGAAGTATTTCCACTTATCAGAGATTGTCTATGATCACAACGCATGCATCCTTCCATCTGTGCATTCTTGTGTAGACTATAACAGTGAGTGTAATGCAGTATAAAAGTAATATTAAAGGTCAGACACAGCTAATATTAACtgttgttaactttttttttcaaaccataCAGATTAGATCCTAAATtaaggaggaggggggatgACTTTGCCAGCCTCTGTGACTCAGGggataagaaaagaaagggggagaaaAGGCCATGGGCCTAAGATCTGTTGCCGGACACGTTAAAGGAATCTGCAAAGATGGCTGTTCTGGGCCCTTGGCAGATAATGAGCAGCATCACCTGAGTCATGTTTTCCCAGACCTGCAGGAGCTTCCATGACAGATGTGCCTTACACCACCAAGCACAAGGttaaacaggaggaggaggagcagagtgGCAAAAGGAAAAGGAAGTACCCAAGGAAGAGTGACAACATCACCTGCAGGCATGCGGTGTCAGAGGGAGTGGGACCCTgccacacagcagcagcagcagtttggcAATTGGTACTTCCAGGCCAAAGCCACTATTCAGTATAGCAGACACAGCGCCTGACAGGCCTAGGACCACCCACTTTTTCAACAGGCCCACccaaaacttttctttaaaaaatatattaataataatataatacaattaatatattttgaatttgattaatt contains:
- the LOC117949137 gene encoding LOW QUALITY PROTEIN: liver carboxylesterase 2-like (The sequence of the model RefSeq protein was modified relative to this genomic sequence to represent the inferred CDS: inserted 1 base in 1 codon) produces the protein MSNGGHLIVHVIANKCITVKGSQYGEILSGVLFSLRFLPAEPSSRIPLRDDTMQFRAKQTFFFLTSVLFLHVAADLLAPEVHTKLGSLRGKYVSVKGKEPGVHAYLGVPFAKPPVGPALRLAAPQPVDGWEGVRDATQQPPMCVQHKQFSLDLFDKLGIMLVDLPDISEDCLYLNIFTPASRAHDVKLPVMVWIHGGGFSMGAASMYDGSALAAYQDMVVVLIQYRLGLLGFLSTGDEHMSGNVGLLDQVQALRWIQQHIHNFGGDPAPPAXGESAGGVSVSLLLLSPLSAGLFQHAIAESGTAAMNFLISNDPLSVMQVVANISGCSLESTQKMADCMRNLNVNTIVAIGQDERLRFSVNVDGNFLRQPVDELFHTRDLLLVPFMTGVNNDEGGFLLVDFFAPANWTEGLDREQLVNILFIFYPDPKDAFFRDLIIDEYIGTGEDRVKNRDVLTEMLGDLLFTIPAIKTANAHRDAGAPVYLYEYQHPPKFLQAKRPSFVGSDHGDEIFAVLGFCFTTTHIKLSESCAEDEEELSRTMMSYWGNFARTGSPNGGGLVHWPKYGAEEEYLSIDLKEQVTGQHLKKERFVFMTQTLPEKIRQHKEKTERTEL